The Zingiber officinale cultivar Zhangliang chromosome 2A, Zo_v1.1, whole genome shotgun sequence genomic sequence GTCGTCTCACGGCCCAACCCCCCTACTTGGCGACGGCCTAAACCCCCTCAAACCCGATGCCCCCCCACATCTTGAATAGTGCACTTATAAACCCAAAACCCTTAATATATGAAATGACAAAAATGACGTCCATCTTCTCCCTTATTACCTTTGGGCCTCATGAGTATATCCACATCAtaagcctcccctttaagtctagtcgaagtaggcgcaagtctgactgactagatagTCTGTCGCGAAAGCTAAATCGCTCTCGATATTAGGGTCACATTGCTGAACCCTTCGTATAATGCCACGCACACGGTCGCTATAGTAATGGTGTCACACGAACTGGTAAGGATGCCGAGCGGACTATGAAAAATAGTACCAAGTCGATAACCGGACAGATGTTGAGCGAGGGGCAAGATGTCAAGCGAGTGGCGAGTAAAATGATAGTCGATTGAGCGACAAGCGGGGTGTCGAACGCGCGACTGCGAGGATGTCGACCGGGCAATCAGAAGGACACCGCTCAAGAGGAGAGATGTTGGGCCAGCAATGCCGAGAGTGCGACCGCAAAGATGCTGATCGATGGATCGGGAGAATGCTAAGCGGGCCACCAAAAAACGTCAATCGAATAACCGTAAAATGCGACTGGGCGACCTAAATGCCGAACGAATGACCATAAAATGTTGACCATGCAATCACAAAGATGTCAGAAACTACAAACGAGTGGCTAAGCGAATGGTTAGGAGATAAGGATTGGGCGGCGACaaaagtgtcgaccgagcgacaaAAATAGTACCGAGCGGATGCCAAGCAAGCTATTGGGCGAAAACCAAGTGAGCGCCTGGGCGAATATTGAGCGAGTGACGAAGCAGCGCCGGGCAAGAGTGGTGCCCGAAAACTAAGCGGGAGCATAGCCCATGAAATCGAATACGCACAGAAATGAAAATAGTGAGCTGAATGGGTGCATCACCCATGAACTGAATTGGAATGTGGCCCGTGAGTCGAATGCGCACATAAACGAAAGTCGTAAACCAAACGGGAGTATCACCCGTGAGATGCTTTGATCCGAAACCAGTAGACATACTCTTGTCCACGACCATGAGAGATAGCTCGACCAAGCCCGGAGGAGATGGATGCTTTGATAAGCTGGTCCGTGACCAGTGgagatcgctcgaccccgaacggaggAGATAATCcgctaagctggtccgagaccagtgaagaccgttcGACCCTGAATGGGGGAGACAGGAGATCCGATATGCTGGTCCGcaaccagtgaagaccgcttgaccccgaacgagggagataggagatccgatatgctggttcgagaccagggaagaccgctcgaccccgaacgggggagataggagatccgatatgctagtccgagaccagtgaataCCTCTCGACCCCGAACAagggagataggagatccgatatgctggtccgagaccagtgaagaccgctcgaccccaaacgggggagacAGAAGATCCGATATGCGAGTCTGcaaccagtgaagaccgctcaaccctgaatgggggagataggagatctgaTATGCGGGTCTGCGAccagtgaagactgctcgacctcgaacgggggagataggagatccgataTGCTGGTCTGAGACtagtgaagactgctcgaccccgaacgggggagatagaagatccgatatgctggtccgagaccagtgaagactgctcgacctCGAATGGGAGAGACAGGAGATCCGATATGTGGGTCTGCGACTAGTAAAGACCTCTCGACCTCGAACGGGAGAGATAGGAGATCCGATATGTTGATCTGAGACTAGTGAAGACCGCTCAACCCCAAACGAGAGAGATAGGAGATCCAATATGCTGGTCCAAGACTAGTGAAGACTGCTCgatcccgaacgggggagataagagatccGATATGTTGGTCcacgaccagtgaagaccgctcgaccccgaacgtgGGAGATAGGGGTTTAACATTATCGCTCGACGGCtggtggagacatgggtttatagTCGACACTCAACTTTTAGAGCtcatggctctaatataactcaaacccggtcGATCAGCTCGGGAGTCtccgactcaagggtttatagtcgccgctcgacttctagggtttatagtcgtcgctcgacttctagggtttatagtcgccgctcaacttCTAGGGTTTCTAGTCGCCGCGTGACTTCTAGAGCTCgtgactctaatataactcaaacccggccgatcaGCTCAAGAGtcctgactcaagggtttatagtcaccgctcaacttctagggtttatagtcgccgctcaacttCTAGAGCTCGTGGCTCTGatataactcaaacccgaccGATCGTCTtaggagtctctgactcaagggtttatagtcgccgcttgacttctagggtttatagtcgtcgctcgactcctAGAGcttgtggctctaatataactcaaacccagTCGATCGACTCGGGAGTCTCTGACATTGAGCCCATGGCTCCAATATAATATAAACCCGGTTGATCGACACGAGAATCTTCAACATTGAGCTCGTGGCTCAAATATAGCttaaacccggccgatcggcatgtGAGTCTTTGATCGGGGAACTATGGCAGATCCTATGACCGAAAGAGAATATAATAGAAAAGCTGACCTATCGACCAACATAGGATCTGACTcaattcctcgactcccgaatacccgtggagtgaggagaatatgaTATGCTCGTCGAAACCCACCAAGGTCATGAGTATGGTCGAATTTTTCGGCGtcttccatcttcacgttccagatcaggcaaAGTTCCCACAAACTGCACTAATatgatcctgtcgggaatctgagaagaTGGAATTGCAGagtgacgtgtctggaatgttgaccgcatctccatgacccggatggtgagctgtcttctatgttgactgagtcgtcagaagtcctctggtcaacagtaCCTGCGGCCAGCGATCGGGTTACCCCGATCCCTGGTACCCTGATGCTCGAGGCGGGTTCCACGAATATATAAGCAACCGAATAATAATAGGACAATGAAACGAATAAAAGAATGAGTTCGATGTCGTACCCtagcccaggggggcgccctctgGTGGCTCGATGAACTGGTCATAACGCTTGGCCCGTCGCAGTGGGCAGAGATGATAAGTTGTCCAAAGTTAGCCTCCTTCGATATGAAATATAATGATGAATAGGAATGCCATATATAAAAAGGGGAGCGATAACCTCCCTGTACCTTGGCCCACGGGGGCGTGACTTTCTATAGCCTGAGGGATCAGATTATATGGAGAACTGAGTCGATATAGAACTGGGATGATGCAAGTCGGAGGTCCCATAAAGCTAAGGAGCAAGAACATATCAATGGTTTGAAAGTCGGAATCATATCAGCTTACAGGCCGGACATCATATCAGCTCATAGGCCAAACACCCTATCGGCTCGTAGGTCGAAGTAGATAAATCATACGAAACCTAAACACTCAGGCGGCGATTGCCCGGAGGGAAACAACTGTGGACGAGGCAGCGATGGCGGGCGCTGAAGGCAGCGAGGGAGGGCACTGGAGGCGGCTGTGGTAGTCACTGGAGGCCGCCGGAGGCAGCTACAGCAGTGGCCGCCAGAGACAGCTGTGATGGCCGTTAGAGGCGGCAGTGGCGGTGGCCGCCGGAGGCAGCAGAAACAACTACTGGAGGCGACGATGCTCCTTGGCAGCGTCAACGCTggagggaggaggaggagatggCCGTGCCGTGCATCTTTACCAATGGCAGTGGCGGCTGGTGAAGGAGGAGGACGTGGCATGCCTCCCTCGCGGCGGCGACGAGTCTCAACCGACGACGCCGGCCTGGATcgaagaggagaagggagagaAAAGCGGAGGTGGTCTCGCTAGACAAAGATGGTCGGCGCCGGAGATGCGGAGGAGGAGCTACGTCGAGGGTGGGGTCGGCGGCGAGCCAGGAAATGATGTTGGCTCACGTTCCAGCCCCTGCTTGGCGACGGCCGAAACCCCCTCAAACCCGAAGACTCCCCCCCCTTTACATCTATGAATAGTGCACTTATAAACCCAAAACCCTTAATATATGGAATGACAAAAATGTCCTCCATCTTCTCCCTTATTACCTTTGGGCCTCATGAGTATATCCACATCATCATTGTTCATCCGTATTAGCACACCTTCTCGcagatttcagataggatcatgAGCGACATGAGGGTGAGGATAGTTCTATAGTGATTCTTTTATTCACGATATAATTAGTAATTTGAGGGTAGATTTTTTCCTACCCTAGAGAGAATGATGTGgaaacataagaaaaattttagtcTTCAATTATTTTGTCAATTAGAATTTTAAGAGTATTTTCATCTTTACAATGTTGAGTCTTAAGTCTATTTAAATCATTATTTAGTTGGTTTTAGGTTTTAAGTTTTGAATCAATAAGAATTTGTGACCAAATCGTTTCTTAGTTTGATTTTTTATCTCCTGGTATTCTGTCGAATCAACAGGATTTAGAAGGTTGTTTTCGTATTCGTGCGTGAATCAACAAAATCGATAGTCTTATGCTATATTAGTTAGTATCAGAGTCAAATTAATCTGTGCAATCAAGCCTTCAAGAAGACAACAACGCATCTAGTAAATTAATTAGGATGAActctctgttggatcgtgaaagcgcggagggaggggggggggggtgaatagcgatcatttaaaaattcgaaaatcgagtaagcagcggaaacataaaattaaacacaacactaacacaaaccaattttacttggtttggagccttcagcgactcctactccaaggcccgcacgtgagagtgctttcgttgggcaatcactaataaatcgtaataagtacaagaatttatgaaaataccgacaacaataaaataaaaacttaatcaCCTAGTTGTCAGAGAGGCTTCGCGGCGTAGCAAGAACATCTTAGAAGCAACGCGCACGAGAGTAGTCGTAGCAGAAGTTGTTATCCTTTGCTCCAGGTggtggcctccttatataggaagctccgggcgcccgaatcccttccgtGTGCCTGGAGTGTGACATCAACCCAGCCAATCATCACGCTCTACGTTGCGTCGGGATAGAATTTACATTCCGGGCACCCAAACCACTATTTTCCAGCAACTCAATTTGTTGTAAGAAAATATTAGTTTGAGGCAAATGCAAATTgtactaccctacaaaacaaagtgttagcacaattatagagtAGTAATTAAATTCCGTCTCactgagaccagaatctagtcactatctcaacttagattaccgaaatggttctaagttggatcgacgcgtAAGTTCCCTGActaggaatgcgtcctcaccaagtcactcctttccagtgacttatcttaacttacctgccagacatcagattagcccgtcgacctatctgcacttcgtgtcagctatcaagtcagcccattgacctagcactacaacaaaaaccctcatagacatcgattttccaccggtgtctattacattttcgaccgatgtctatgaaggcgatgtaaaaggtctgccattttagacatcgggttaaaatcggtgtagtatcacttaacgacaccggtgttcgaatcgattattaaccggtgtagtatcacttaacgacaccgtttcatcaacggtgtaaaaccgatgtaatattatatgctaataacatcaattttggcagtggtatacgaccgatgtaatattggttaatggcaccggttttgcagcggtggaaaaccgatgtaatatcagtattttttaacaatacaaatttgatttccaaaacagtgaaaaaccgatagtaacaaaaaaaatacacaaatattcataaattatacaaatatttttcattcaacagtatccataaaatacacaaatattcacaaattacataaatattcttcttacaacagtatccataaaatacacaaacattctttttacatcaaaagctaatagatatcagaatcaaggtagaacattcttttaacaacacatcaaagtagaacatcgtgagtcaaaaatcaagctgaagctacattaaattatgagaatcagaatctgttcaacttgctatactactccattcttcttgcgcctttcatttccctaatctcaccgcttttcaccttcaaatggctagttttctgagttaaaacatacACTGTTCTAATCTgccaaacaaaagtatcatttggtctacttaactacagcaaagaacaaaaacagaagaattatacatgctgcagaagtcctagaatatcaccatcagaaagaaattgacatgggacaatatacgcaatttacattccatgcaaatgcatgcatcatccaaagttttcaaaaatcaaatacctttcctactcaaatgtaatctagcatgcattcagcccactcgaatcacacttcatcaatttcaactctggagtacttgagatttgtaaactgtaaaaacacataaataatatattagtaaaccaagaacaaaaatcatagttgaaagagAGAAGGGAAGTTCGTTTTAGACCAAACAAATGGTATGCTGCAACTTAACTTAAGAAGACTGTTTCCACAACCTCCAGATTCCTTGGGTGGGCAAGGAATGTTGCTTCCATGATTCTTAGCCTTGCTATCAGACTCAACGGTGGATAAAGATGAGTTATCTGGTCGCTCGCCTATAGAACGTCTCTGTCTTTTCCCAACAATTTTTCTGATGACATACTTCTTTGCCCTCTGTCTCCTACCAGCCTTGGAGGAATCAATTGCAGGTGTCTGAGAAGCAGTTCCCTTTACTATCTTTCCATAACAATCTAAGCAAAGTTTGTAAGAGCAATTTGAGCAGCTTCTGTGAAAATCCACTAGTGAAGTCCTGCAATAATTACTGGTTCCAAGggggaaacaagaaaagaaaacaatatcAATCTAGTGAACATTTTAATGCATGATGAGACGATAACAAAGAACAGAATATGACCTAAAAATTAGAACTTGCTAAAGCAAAATAGAGGCACAAGTTTACAAATGACCATCTAAGAAACAGGGTCAAGACACATTATTTAGTTATTATGTCCATGATTTCATAAACATAGAAAATTACGAAATTCTCAGAGATGTTATAGATGTGAAGACATACCAGTTAACAAGCTCATTGTGAGGCTCATATACTCGAAGAAGTATACCAGAAAATCCACCTTCTAGATGATAGATCGATCAAGAGGATATCTAACTGGAGGAAGAAACTAGGCAATTGTTTTGAAGCTTACCTTGATCCCCTTGCTTTACTTCGAGCTCATTTAATTGGTTCTGATAGATATGTTTCAGCAAGGGAAGCAATTCAGATATCAAGCTATATGTGTGCTCCTTATTATTAAACTTGTTTTGACCATTTGCCAGTTCCTGAAGATGATACAAATTGCATATGCACATAAAAGTTCTAGACTAGTATGAAAGTTGACAGAACCGTCTCTAACTTAACAATAATTGGCTAGGCAGTTAACCTTATGCTAGTCTTCTTTAGCTCCAAGAGGAGAACAAGTTGGACAATCCAATTGTCCATGACTAACAGGGTAGACAGTTGTCACATCGACAAGACAAATCTCATCACTATCGGCATGCTCAGTCTTCCTATGCTCCTGAACAATTTCAAGATCCTGAAGATCACATAAATGGAAACTTTCATGACAAAACATTCTCAAAGTAAATAATGTTCATAAAACTTTGCATGTTAAAAGTAAGTAAACCTTATAACCATCTTTAGTTCGACTTCTAGAACATGCTTTGCAATCACAAAGACAAGCAATCTTTACCTCCTTTTCAAGCATACCAGAGTACCTTGATAATACAAACTACATCCGATAAATAGAAGTAGTTTTTTTTATGTATAAGATCCTATATCACTGATATTAAGATGTTCAAGTCTAAAAAGGATATGTGATTCACATCCTGTTTTCACAATATCAAaaagctaaaagaaaaaaaaataaatcaaaagcatTTTGCCAATATGGTTCAATTCTCTTCCTGTAGACAAGGCATGCCATTTGAAATTTAATCACAAACAGGGTGGATATACAAACAAGATCACAATTCAAGCCATTGGATGTGAATATAGTAACAACAATATAGCTCAACCAGAATGAAACTTCACCAAAATAACAAAAGCAATCTAGCTCAACTCATAGTGAAACTTATACTCATAAGACAAAAAGGTAAtttaataatatcaaaatcaaacCAAATCATGAGAAAAAGGCTCAAATAAGATTAAAGCACAATTAAGATTAACCCAAACCTCAAATTAACTTGGATTCATCCtacaataaatcaaaattgatctAAAAATCTCTACTGAAAGTCCTAATGCAAGTGTGCCTTGAGTGACCCTCCATAATGATAATCCATTCAAATCAAAGCTTCTCATACTAAGGAATATAACAGAACCTGCAAACTGAATCCAAAATAAATAAACTATATGGTATTCAATTTAGGGAGTAAGAGTTCACAATCCAGCCTGATGACATAACTAGACCATCAAGGGATACAGAGTGTGATTATATCCAATGTAGAATTTATATGCTTTCGGGACCAAGAGATACCAATTGCAAAACTAATCAGGTAGGCTGGAAACCTAAAGCCATGCTTCCCAGATGGCCGAAAGTTTAACAATAAAAATTTGTTTATATGTACCAATATATTGAAGTTTCATCGACTTTAATCTAGTAACACACACAATAGGTAACAACTTGTAGGACACATTTGGTTATAGATTAATGGGTGTCAATGAAAGAAATCTTTTTGTCTTTGTGAAATGTTAATATCATGATTGGTTAGCTTATGCAGATTCACAGGATTTCCTATGTATTTCTATCACATTTTCAACGTACAGATGAATTTATCTACTGTTCAAAGAAGGAACTTGCCTCAGCTAGGCCTTTAGGGCCAAATAGCAGCAGAGCTACCACTCCAATAACCAATGCTTCAGGAGCACCCACTCCAAATAAAGAAGCACGAACAACTTTACCATGAATTTTCACCTTTTTCTCTGCCAAACAAGTAAAAGAACATCAAACATATTTTCCAAGTAGATTAGACATCTGTGGAAGTCTATGAAAACAAGAAAGTAAACCCAGCAGCAGGAATGAATCAGCTACAAGTAGATAAGCAATTTATACATAAAAGCAAAAGATGCTTAATTTAACTAtttaataagaagaagaagaagaagaagaagaagaagaagaagactagaATGAAGCTTAGTATTAGTGATGGGTTCCGGAAATAAATGCATCAGCGTGACCGAACCCCTAATCTTCCCAGAATTAGGTATGCACACGCAACTCTCAAGCAAAGAACTCGTTTTTCAAGAAGACCGAAATCTTATGGAGGACAAGGAGTTACCTTTGCGCGTAAAGTTTCCAAAAGAAAGAGGCCTCACCAGCGGCTTGAGGTCGTCCCACAGCGGGGGTCGAGGCAGGTGGAGTGCGGAAAAGAATCTGCGGAGATGAGACGAAGGTGGGATTTTGGGAGAAGCCCTAGAGGGCAGACGGGAAGAGATGAGGAGGGCCACCTTCATCGAGtgggaagaggaggagagggagagggagcagTAGCAGAGTGATGCGAGGACCGTTGCAGAGCCCATCGCGGTGGAGgagagtgtaacgacccaattttccctattctgagtttcaaacgtccataaaaatgcttgaaaatactgttaaaatattctagaaatttttaggaatttttagagtatttttacgtaatttttggaggtcgtttagtatttttacaaaaccaaagaagtttaagcaaaaaagtgttggagaagaggttcgaacccgcgacctcgggtcggaccaaaccaagccaaaccggcttgaccagctgggataagagattgatgttaatctcatatagaattaaataaggttatagtatagttgggttatatccgaatacttataaaaggaaataagttttgggattttaagaaAAAACCGAactttttctcccgaaaacctaatttccttcgccttctccctcgcgacggcgcaagtactctcggcggaaacctagagcgagctagggttggagattccggcgccggcgagacttgattccagccgtccctcatccacggtggctgttcccgacggagagaagcccgagagctccgagaacacgccgggaaagctgctacccgagccctagaagccctccttcccttcttctcggttgtaagtccaagaaagcaagtaagtactactcacctgcggtaggagttgtttcggatttctttattttttttctttgattcttccttgcttccgaggtctagcatgaaccctagaatctTAATGTTTCACTGCACGGCAAGTTTGAcctttccttttcatgagcatagcaAGTTAAGGTCAAGAAATAGTGTTCTTTGTTCTTTTTGAATACAAAGCATGTTGTAGAGATTTTTGGTCCTATTGGGCTCTCTGCCGTGAGTCATAAGGGAAGAATATGAATTATTAGGTGTAGTTTTGGATGCCCTAATTAATGTTCCGAGTATGAACAGATGTTAAGCTCAAGTTGGAGTTTTAATTCTTCCTTTGTTTCGGATTGTGATGTACAAAATTGTGGTTCTGTTGTGGGAAGTATAGTATTACCTTGGGTGTCATGAACTCATTGGGATTTATGATTTTCCATggcagttttccatacttgtgatttTCTGTTACATCGTGATTCTTGACTTAGGAGTCGGATTTAGCAcatatcacatatatatatatatatatatatatatatatatatatatatatatatatatatatgcttgctTCAATTGTTAACTTTTAGGGTAGAATTTCTGTGGTCATGTTTTCTTAGTTAGTTACGGCTTGgttttggattttattccaacattttagttttaaaattgtttaagcACTGTAGGTTGGATTGATTTCAACACTGCGGTGTAGATCTGTTAAAGCATTGTTACGATACCAAGCTTGAAACCTTTCATGATTAGTAAACAaaatcttgattagttagtatgcAGACTTATTTTTcttagcatgctcagttagttgcaattcaaCTCCCTACCTGATAGATATACTTTCagtgttcagatttgctttcctttgctctatcttacaacatgtttagtaagtccaagttagcattctatgccatgtttttacagcatgtttagaagtattaaagtagcatcctttgtctattttacagcatgcttaagaagccctaaagtagtattctttgtctatgttttataacatgattagaatccctaaagtagcatttatGCCATGTTTTTACAGCCTGATTGAAAGCactaagtagcattctttgctccattttacagcatgattagtaagcttaaagttgctttctttgctctatattatagcatgattagtaagcttaaagttgctttcttttgctctattttatagcatgattagtaagttcagatttgcttcttttcctttgttttacagcatgtttcgaaagttcagatttgcctttctgttgctttgttttataacatgcttagagagagtttagatttgtttcccttgtattgtttttatatagcatgcttagttaattgtaatcctatacttgttagaaatatatctaaaggattctaataagctctaataaaggattatgagaagtatgagtaaagaaaaagaccaaggtctaattaaaaagagataacaagtaaattaaagtaagaggctagtacccgacatccaagagcttgtcgttaaacaaatccaggtgaccatttccgaggtcttggccctggtagaccgaggtctgctcttttaggattggtggctcgcaaccccaacctattagggaacgcgcatgagttggtactaggcctgggcccaagaaaagaaaaccaaagtaaagaagtaaagtaaagaagtaaagtaaagaaagaaagaagaagaaagtaaaagatagaaattaaaagattaatttctaacacaaggatacaagaaatgaaataagttccaagcttagaatagataagaatggttagtttctttaattctaagttacatagttagtttcttgttattctgcttgatactgagtatgatttgtatctagttcattttctgtataccatgagcatatgcagatagttttagtatttcagtttcagtacttatgcatttcatttatgcatttcgagttttgtgagatagattagtacttactaagcgttttcgcttatagatcttgttttctttcctcctactgcagataaaggaaaagctaagatatgaagggaggcgacagggtggtggtgatgatggatgtgtgtggtgactgaactatggagaggtccagaggggactagcaagacttatttatttagagtttatgtctagttcattttccttatttctgttaagaaattatgagtttatgcttgagtttgaagtgcgttgtagcttgttatgctttgttctgagagttttgagtttaattcttattgctagtttagtttttgattagaatatgatttattaatgcgtggttgtgaagaatattgtgatccagccgcatgtggctgtgtatatcttttatgtattgtggatttggtcaccggtacaggggagactctgccgaatttttcggtgggaatccctctgaactgtgataaaatctacctgactctaattatagagtcagtgccactagaagggaagttatagttaggtaacaatctcccttagagagtagtggtaagaaagggtggttgttacagagAGACTGTTTTtggtttttccttcttcttcttcttcttcttctgctccttcttcttcttcttcttcttcttcttcttcttcttcttctttcaaacaAGTAAAGGAAAGTGCTGCAAAATCTAAACTCGAGAGCAAAGAAGCATACGTAGAAAGCAACCACCACTCCAGCCACGTAATCGGAGGGCAGTTTAATGGAGGCACTAAAGAATCCATGGAGGTAGAGATCTTGCGACGCAAATGCAACACCTGATCACAGAACAAGGTAAGTTCAAAGATGTccctttctttttaaaaaaaatcttttaacagaACCTATTCGCTGGTCGAGGGAGAGGCGGACAGTCCGACCGTCGCCGTGAAGCATGAGGTTGGAGTCTCCGAACAGTTGGGTGTAGCCTTCCTCAAAGGAGATGGTGGCAAGGTTGGGCA encodes the following:
- the LOC122043904 gene encoding sec-independent protein translocase protein TATB, chloroplastic-like, whose translation is MGSATVLASLCYCSLSLSSSSHSMKVALLISSRLPSRASPKIPPSSHLRRFFSALHLPRPPLWDDLKPLVRPLSFGNFTRKEKKVKIHGKVVRASLFGVGAPEALVIGVVALLLFGPKGLAEASSFFEQ